A region from the Aegilops tauschii subsp. strangulata cultivar AL8/78 chromosome 5, Aet v6.0, whole genome shotgun sequence genome encodes:
- the LOC109749128 gene encoding probable inactive purple acid phosphatase 29 isoform X2, with translation MARLGLRRFPPLMLLLLLLFTLVVAEVAAGKGKKRGDGGGGLRFRREGGTFKVLQVADMHYADGRSTGCEDVLPEQVAGCSDLNTTAFLYRVIRAEDPDLVVFTGDNIFGADSTDAAKSMDAAIAPAITMNLRWAAVLGNHDQEGTLSREGVMRHLVGMKNTLSRFNPEGVEIDGFGNYNLEVGGVEGTLLANKSVLNLYFLDSGDRSTVWWIPGYGWIKASQQAWFKQTSLSLQKNYRNEEPRQKEPAPALAYFHIPLPEFSSFTASDFTGVKQESISSPSINSGFFTTMVEAGDVKAAFIGHDHINDFCGKLTGIQLCYAGGLGYHAYGKAGWSRRARVVSVQLEKTVSGEWQGVKSIKTWKRLDDQHLTTIDSEVLWNRGSNEPQVI, from the exons ATGGCCCGCCTCGGCCTCCGGCGCTTTCCGCCGCTgatgctcctcctcctcctcctcttcaccctcgtcgtcgcggaggtggcggcggggaaggggaagaagaggggcgacggcggcggcgggctgcggTTCCGGCGGGAGGGCGGCACGTTCAAGGTGCTGCAGGTGGCGGACATGCACTACGCGGACGGGCGGAGCACCGGGTGCGAGGACGTGCTGCCCGAGCAGGTCGCCGGCTGCTCCGACCTCAACACCACCGCCTTCCTCTACCGCGTCATCCGCGCCGAGGACCCCGACCTCGTCGTCTTCACAG GCGATAACATTTTTGGCGCGGATTCAACCGACGCGGCCAAGTCGATGGACGCGGCCATCGCTCCGGCCATCACCATGAACCTTCGCTGGGCTGCTGTGCTCGGTAACCATGACCAGGAGGGCACCCTGTCGCGGGAGGGTGTGATGCGCCACCTTGTAGGCATGAAGAACACCCTGTCACGCTTCAACCCTGAAGGAGTAGAGATCGACGGCTTCGGAAATTATAACCTCGAAGTTGGTGGGGTTGAAGGAACACTGCTGGCTAACAAATCAGTGCTCAACCTTTATTTTCTCGACAGTGGTGACCGTTCTACTGTATGGTGGATCCCTGGTTATGGTTGGATCAAGGCTTCACAGCAAGCTTGGTTCAAGCAAACCTCTTTGAGTCTGCAG AAAAACTACAGGAATGAAGAACCTAGACAGAAGGAGCCGGCACCTGCTCTTGCATACTTCCACATTCCATTGCCGGAGTTCAGCAGTTTCACAGCATCCGATTTCACAGGAGTGAAGCAGGAGAGTATCAGCTCGCCATCAATCAACTCCGGTTTCTTTACCACGATGGTGGAAGCCGGAGATGTGAAGGCTGCCTTCATAGGACATGATCACATAAATGACTTCTGCGGGAAGCTCACCGGTATTCAGCTCTGCTATGCCGGTGGCTTGGGTTACCACGCGTATGGGAAGGCCGGGTGGTCGAGGAGAGCAAGAGTGGTGTCTGTGCAGCTTGAGAAGACAGTGAGCGGCGAGTGGCAAGGCGTGAAATCTATCAAGACATGGAAGAGGCTTGATGACCAACATCTGACCACGATTGACTCCGAGGTTCTTTGGAACAGAGGCTCTAATG AACCACAAGTTATCTAA
- the LOC109749128 gene encoding probable inactive purple acid phosphatase 29 isoform X1 — protein sequence MARLGLRRFPPLMLLLLLLFTLVVAEVAAGKGKKRGDGGGGLRFRREGGTFKVLQVADMHYADGRSTGCEDVLPEQVAGCSDLNTTAFLYRVIRAEDPDLVVFTGDNIFGADSTDAAKSMDAAIAPAITMNLRWAAVLGNHDQEGTLSREGVMRHLVGMKNTLSRFNPEGVEIDGFGNYNLEVGGVEGTLLANKSVLNLYFLDSGDRSTVWWIPGYGWIKASQQAWFKQTSLSLQKNYRNEEPRQKEPAPALAYFHIPLPEFSSFTASDFTGVKQESISSPSINSGFFTTMVEAGDVKAAFIGHDHINDFCGKLTGIQLCYAGGLGYHAYGKAGWSRRARVVSVQLEKTVSGEWQGVKSIKTWKRLDDQHLTTIDSEVLWNRGSNGRRRKDHDRS from the exons ATGGCCCGCCTCGGCCTCCGGCGCTTTCCGCCGCTgatgctcctcctcctcctcctcttcaccctcgtcgtcgcggaggtggcggcggggaaggggaagaagaggggcgacggcggcggcgggctgcggTTCCGGCGGGAGGGCGGCACGTTCAAGGTGCTGCAGGTGGCGGACATGCACTACGCGGACGGGCGGAGCACCGGGTGCGAGGACGTGCTGCCCGAGCAGGTCGCCGGCTGCTCCGACCTCAACACCACCGCCTTCCTCTACCGCGTCATCCGCGCCGAGGACCCCGACCTCGTCGTCTTCACAG GCGATAACATTTTTGGCGCGGATTCAACCGACGCGGCCAAGTCGATGGACGCGGCCATCGCTCCGGCCATCACCATGAACCTTCGCTGGGCTGCTGTGCTCGGTAACCATGACCAGGAGGGCACCCTGTCGCGGGAGGGTGTGATGCGCCACCTTGTAGGCATGAAGAACACCCTGTCACGCTTCAACCCTGAAGGAGTAGAGATCGACGGCTTCGGAAATTATAACCTCGAAGTTGGTGGGGTTGAAGGAACACTGCTGGCTAACAAATCAGTGCTCAACCTTTATTTTCTCGACAGTGGTGACCGTTCTACTGTATGGTGGATCCCTGGTTATGGTTGGATCAAGGCTTCACAGCAAGCTTGGTTCAAGCAAACCTCTTTGAGTCTGCAG AAAAACTACAGGAATGAAGAACCTAGACAGAAGGAGCCGGCACCTGCTCTTGCATACTTCCACATTCCATTGCCGGAGTTCAGCAGTTTCACAGCATCCGATTTCACAGGAGTGAAGCAGGAGAGTATCAGCTCGCCATCAATCAACTCCGGTTTCTTTACCACGATGGTGGAAGCCGGAGATGTGAAGGCTGCCTTCATAGGACATGATCACATAAATGACTTCTGCGGGAAGCTCACCGGTATTCAGCTCTGCTATGCCGGTGGCTTGGGTTACCACGCGTATGGGAAGGCCGGGTGGTCGAGGAGAGCAAGAGTGGTGTCTGTGCAGCTTGAGAAGACAGTGAGCGGCGAGTGGCAAGGCGTGAAATCTATCAAGACATGGAAGAGGCTTGATGACCAACATCTGACCACGATTGACTCCGAGGTTCTTTGGAACAGAGGCTCTAATG GGAGGCGCAGGAAGGATCATGACAGAAGCTGA